In Musa acuminata AAA Group cultivar baxijiao chromosome BXJ2-10, Cavendish_Baxijiao_AAA, whole genome shotgun sequence, a genomic segment contains:
- the LOC135624981 gene encoding small heat shock protein, chloroplastic-like produces the protein MAGGFRVLHLVRPFLAFLPEVQSADRKIPFREKVIYTVISLFIFLVCSQLPLYGLWDRFPTARTVQQMMETMERIMDDPLGYSVTSLPSVGGEEFGGGYRRGRTPWEIKEGEGVYKMRFDMPGMTKNDVKVWVEERMLVIKAEKLPKEIKEGEEEEWSAKSYGRYNSRIALPDTIDLEKIKAEVKDGVLYVTIPKASPSSKVVDISVQ, from the exons ATGGCAGGAGGGTTCAGAGTGCTCCATCTTGTTAGGCCATTCCTAGCATTCTTGCCTGAAGTTCAGAGTGCTGATCGTAAAATTCCCTTTAGGGAAAAAGTTATCTACACTGTCATCTCCCTCTTTATCTTTCTAGTTTGCAGTCAGCTTCCTCTTTATG GACTGTGGGACCGATTTCCTACCGCGAGAACAGTACAGCAAATGATGGAGACGATGGAGAGGATCATGGATGATCCCCTTGGTTACAGTGTCACGTCATTACCTTCCGTGGGTGGTGAGGAATTTGGGGGCGGTTATAGGAGGGGAAGGACTCCATGGGAGATCAAAGAGGGGGAAGGTGTGTACAAGATGAGGTTCGACATGCCCGGCATgaccaagaatgatgtcaaggtgtGGGTGGAGGAAAGAATGCTGGTCATCAAGGCAGAGAAACTGCCCAAGGAaataaaagaaggggaggaagaagaatggTCTGCCAAGAGCTATGGTCGATATAACAGTAGGATCGCATTGCCCGATACCATCGACCTGGAAAAGATCAAGGCAGAGGTGAAGGATGGGGTGCTCTATGTGACAATTCCAAAGGCTTCACCTTCAAGCAAGGTCGTTGACATCAGTGTTCAATGA